In one Lolium rigidum isolate FL_2022 chromosome 3, APGP_CSIRO_Lrig_0.1, whole genome shotgun sequence genomic region, the following are encoded:
- the LOC124695908 gene encoding pentatricopeptide repeat-containing protein At5g15300-like: MLRKSSTQRRQPPLWRRCRSLRQIKQVHALLVLRGFLSDPSALRELIFASAVAVRGAIAHAYLVFDQIPHPDLFMYNTLIRGAAHTAAPRDAVSLFARMNRRGGDGVRPDKITFPFVLRACTAMGAGGTGAQLHAHVVKVGCQSDAFVKNALIGMHASCGELEIAGALFDRRAREDAVAWSAMITGCARRGNISAARELFEECSVKDLVSWNVMITAYAKRGEMAQARELFDRVPDRDVVSWNAMISGYVGCGSHMNAMELFEQMQSMGEKPDVVTMLSLLSACANSGDLDVGRRLHSSLSEKFSRTGFTVVLGNALIDMYAKCGSMKSALEVFWVMRDKDVSTWNSIIGGLALHGHVPESIDLFKKMLKQKVRPDEITFVAVLIACSHGGMVDRGREYFNLMQQQYRIEPNVKHYGCMVDMLGRAGLLKEAFEFIDTMKVEPNSVIWRTILGACRVHGEIELAEHANRQLLKARSDDSGDYVLLSNIYASAGEWLESEKMRKLMDDSGVNKEAGRTVVDGSAKDAMQSFR; this comes from the coding sequence ATGCTGCGGAAGTCGAGCACTCAGCGCCGGCAGCCGCCGCTCTGGCGGCGCTGCCGCAGCCTCCGGCAAATCAAGCAGGTCCACGCCCTCCTGGTCCTCCGGGGCTTCCTCTCGGACCCCTCCGCGCTCCGTGAGCTCATCTTCGCGTCCGCCGTCGCTGTGCGCGGCGCCATCGCCCACGCCTACCTCGTGTTCGACCAAATCCCTCACCCGGACCTCTTCATGTACAACACCCTCATACGCGGCGCCGCGCACACTGCCGCGCCCCGAGACGCTGTCTCCCTCTTCGCGCGTATGAaccggcgcggcggcgacggcgtgaggcCAGACAAGATCACGTTCCCCTTCGTGCTCCGGGCGTGCACTGCCATGGGCGCCGGTGGCACCGGGGCGCAGTTGCACGCCCACGTTGTGAAGGTTGGATGCCAGTCCGACGCGTTCGTCAAGAACGCGCTCATCGGCATGCACGCCAGTTGTGGAGAGCTGGAAATTGCGGGTGCTCTGTTTGACCGCAGGGCGCGCGAGGATGCCGTGGCCTGGTCGGCGATGATTACCGGCTGTGCTAGGAGAGGGAACATCAGTGCTGCCCGGGAGCTGTTCGAAGAGTGTTCTGTGAAGGACCTTGTGTCTTGGAACGTGATGATTACCGCCTATGCAAAGCGGGGGGAGATGGCACAAGCAAGGGAGCTGTTCGACCGGGTACCTGACCGTGATGTCGTGTCCTGGAACGCCATGATTTCTGGGTATGTGGGCTGTGGCTCGCACATGAATGCCATGGAACTGTTTGAGCAGATGCAAAGTATGGGCGAAAAGCCTGATGTCGTCACAATGCTCAGCCTGCTGTCAGCTTGTGCCAACTCAGGTGATCTAGATGTTGGCCGAAGGTTGCATTCCTCTCTTTCAGAGAAGTTTTCCAGAACTGGTTTTACTGTCGTCCTGGGAAATGCGCTGATTGACATGTACGCAAAATGCGGAAGCATGAAGAGTGCACTGGAGGTGTTCTGGGTGATGCGAGATAAGGATGTCTCAACTTGGAATTCGATCATAGGAGGATTGGCACTGCATGGCCATGTCCCTGAGTCCATAGATCTATTCAAGAAAATGTTGAAACAGAAAGTCAGGCCTGATGAGATCACCTTTGTCGCTGTCCTTATAGCATGCAGCCACGGTGGGATGGTTGACAGGGGACGTGAGTACTTCAACTTGATGCAACAGCAGTACAGGATTGAGCCTAATGTCAAGCACTACGGTTGCATGGTTGACATGCTGGGTCGCGCGGGGCTTCTCAAAGAAGCATTTGAGTTCATTGACACCATGAAGGTTGAGCCTAATTCTGTCATCTGGAGGACTATTCTTGGGGCTTGTAGGGTTCATGGTGAGATCGAACTGGCTGAGCACGCAAACAGACAATTGCTAAAGGCAAGGAGTGATGACAGTGGGGACTATGTGCTCCTCTCGAACATCTATGCTTCAGCCGGGGAATGGCTAGAGTCGGAGAAGATGAGGAAGTTAATGGATGACAGCGGTGTCAACAAGGAGGCTGGCCGCACGGTTGTAGATGGCAGCGCCAAGGATGCAATGCAGTCCTTCCGATAG
- the LOC124701531 gene encoding pentatricopeptide repeat-containing protein At5g15280, mitochondrial gives MWKACHLRRTIHLWCRPSANVGRESRIGDRGYANNVPELNSDKRSLLKGECYYTLGKKEGTSLCNSAIASASEEAGFNVERETGEKCEADVHSAAKLCSGIGKLVISKCSFIFDSGRDTFDGNCSLQDVLKHGLWLSPETLRRFWRASQLKPEDFLDILVGFGHGAAEVRNSRFLWNLYRWASWQSKDFRHLPRSNDMMVSILAHAQMLSQAESLLLLLDENKALTDASDLFSQVIQAFSEAGHLDKSVALFDRARHKCLIPSASCYHVLLNLMVRRSKQELVVRVYLDMLEVGLGSCTERDILDFAISALVKRDKFLQAIGIIRQLKSLNIEISKGSLLTVAKEFCKKKDTGDMMNFLEEWRYLPEPRLCNRMLASVCKNLGTDEAWFVFQRLEALGFTPDATTFGIFICHSCREMKLKAAFLYLSECFSRHIEPKVCAYNAIIGGVFTEGLYRHANYILEDMIERKIMPELLTYKILLAGYCKYRQFDDIEEILRIMKVNGVNGLPSGNCALSKALSFLGLDHLGVKVKRDNATGFPKAEFFDSVGNGLYLDTDSKRFETSLAQILDNAFYSDISAEIVSACQQGDVASALLVKDEAFQQGHDISPASCSELIKSLCVGPAHVMDVIDLMEEMPYTFDKLDAQTLNLVIQTLSTNEMSACARLVLDRLFRRGLPVNQDTYTYLLTGFCTERNIMGFWECWNVATKFNWSPDSKDVMPLISHLCKWGVIEEALELISMLLDCYPNLFLSAYCALLKELCRTGYTTVGCAMLEALLEKDVVVGRSLIYSVTEGFLKEQKTAESIGLYDMCLNKIKMSDVFTHQFPFSSLACFDAERCMDLVQSVMKMERSDVSACSCIVNELLHTGKVSEAMSVVQASTLGKKLSDNLLNSTLQSYCCLNSWRKVDAVICIMLKIHASISISSYRFLVRRMCEQSQFSSALCLKELIQQNDKSTELILYNILMFCLFQRRNSLQVHDLLKDMKRNGISPDKITYDFLVYGFNKSGDTDRSVSVLDACIAQGLTPSNRSLRIVLNHHCKLGNLEKSIELLHLIEGRGWKHGLVIEMTVISALLSSGRYSEAKSYLNKLSRSALIISDITFDALIKEFCGQGDLEMSVNLINKMLKNGRLPSEASYSSVIYRLGVLKEFDQALDFLAEMQLENLKPSEISCDVLMRGLCAMGRTTDAKKILEILMTFGSAPSFGMYRTVFDNYSRCNNTLEAAKLLHDMQQAGHTPKFEMQWSVISNLSSTGRKTEGYERPILSNLISSSEFPMKNNRRK, from the exons ATGTGGAAGGCATGCCATTTACGCCGAACAATCCATCTATGGTGCCGTCCAAG TGCGAACGTGGGGCGAGAGTCCAGGATTGGAGACAGAGGTTACGCCAATAATGTTCCTGAACTGAACTCCGACAAAAGGAGCTTGTTGAAAGGTGAATGCTACTACACATTGGGGAAGAAGGAAGGTACCTCTCTGTGCAATTCAGCCATCGCCAGCGCTTCAGAGGAAGCTGGATTTAATGTTGAGCGTGAAACTGGGGAAAAGTGTGAAGCTGATGTCCATTCGGCAGCGAAATTGTGCTCGGGTATTGGGAAATTGGTTATATCCAAGTGCTCATTCATTTTTGACAGTGGAAGAGACACCTTTGATGGGAATTGTAGCTTGCAAGATGTTCTTAAGCATGGTCTCTGGCTCTCACCGGAGACCCTCCGCAGGTTCTGGCGTGCTTCACAGCTGAAGCCTGAAGATTTTCTTGACATTTTGGTCGGTTTTGGACATGGTGCTGCAGAAGTTAGAAACTCGAGATTTCTATGGAACTTGTACAGGTGGGCTTCGTGGCAGAGTAAGGACTTCCGGCATCTTCCAAGGTCCAATGACATGATGGTGTCAATACTTGCGCATGCTCAGATGCTCAGCCAAGCTGAATCATTGCTTCTCTTGCTGGATGAGAACAAGGCTCTGACCGATGCGAGCGATCTGTTCAGTCAGGTCATCCAGGCGTTTTCAGAAGCTGGCCACCTCGACAAATCAGTGGCACTTTTTGATCGTGCAAGGCATAAGTGTTTGATACCTTCAGCCTCGTGCTATCATGTACTTCTAAATCTTATGGTCAGAAGGTCAAAACAGGAGCTAGTTGTAAGAGTATATTTGGACATGCTGGAAGTTGGATTAGGTTCTTGTACAGAAAGAGATATTCTTGATTTTGCTATCAGTGCTTTAGTCAAGAGAGACAAATTCTTACAAGCTATTGGTATAATTCGGCAGTTAAAGAGTTTGAACATCGAAATAAGCAAGGGATCATTGTTAACTGTTGCAAAAGAATTTTGCAAGAAGAAGGACACTGGAGATATGATGAATTTCTTGGAAGAATGGAGGTATTTACCTGAGCCGCGTCTTTGCAATAGAATGCTTGCGTCTGTTTGCAAAAATCTTGGTACTGACGAGGCATGGTTTGTCTTCCAGAGACTAGAAGCCTTAGGATTTACCCCAGATGCTACAACCTTTGGAATTTTCATATGCCATAGCTGTAGAGAAATGAAACTCAAAGCTGCATTCCTCTATTTATCTGAGTGCTTTTCTAGACATATTGAACCTAAAGTTTGTGCTTATAATGCTATTATAGGTGGTGTTTTCACTGAGGGACTGTACAGACATGCAAATTATATCCTTGAAgacatgatcgaaagaaaaataatgcCCGAACTTTTAACATATAAGATACTTCTGGCAGGATATTGCAAGTATAGGCAGTTCGATGATATAGAAGAAATCTTGAGAATTATGAAAGTCAATGGTGTAAATGGTCTTCCCTCTGGAAACTGTGCACTCTCTAAAGCTTTATCCTTTCTGGGGCTGGACCACTTAGGAGTGAAGGTCAAGAGAGATAATGCCACTGGCTTTCCGAAAGCTGAGTTTTTTGATTCAGTAGGCAATGGTCTGTATTTAGACACTGACTCTAAAAGGTTTGAGACTTCGTTGGCGCAGATTCTTGATAATGCTTTTTACTCAGATATTAGCGCAGAGATAGTCAGTGCATGTCAGCAAGGTGATGTTGCAAGTGCTCTTCTGGTGAAAGATGAAGCTTTTCAACAGGGACATGACATTTCACCAGCTAGCTGCTCAGAACTAATAAAGTCTTTGTGCGTTGGCCCTGCACATGTTATGGATGTTATTGACCTAATGGAGGAAATGCCTTATACATTTGATAAACTGGATGCTCAAACTCTAAATTTAGTCATCCAAACATTGAGTACGAATGAGATGTCAGCTTGCGCAAGATTGGTTTTGGACAGGTTATTCAGAAGAGGCTTGCCAGTTAATCAAGATACTTATACTTATTTGCTTACAGGCTTCTGCACAGAAAGGAACATAATGGGGTTTTGGGAATGTTGGAATGTTGCAACAAAGTTTAATTGGTCACCTGACAGCAAGGATGTGATGCCCCTCATCAGCCACTTGTGCAAATGGGGAGTAATTGAGGAAGCTTTGGAGCTTATAAGCATGTTGCTCGATTGCTATCCTAATTTGTTCCTAAGTGCATATTGTGCACTTCTCAAAGAGTTATGCAGAACTGGTTACACTACCGTTGGATGTGCGATGCTGGAGGCACTCCTAGAAAAGGATGTGGTTGTGGGTCGCTCACTAATTTATAGTGTGACAGAGGGCTTTCTAAAGGAGCAGAAGACTGCTGAATCTATTGGACTGTATGACATGTGCCTTAACAAAATCAAAATGTCAGATGTGTTTACCCACCAATTTCCATTCTCTTCACTAGCATGCTTTGATGCAGAACGATGCATGGACTTGGTACAGTCTGTGATGAAAATGGAACGTTCTGATGTCTCAGCTTGCAGTTGCATTGTGAACGAATTACTGCATACAGGAAAAGTAAGTGAGGCAATGTCGGTTGTTCAAGCCTCCACTTTGGGAAAGAAATTAAGTGACAACTTGCTAAATTCCACCCTTCAATCATATTGTTGTCTAAACAGTTGGAGAAAGGTTGATGCAGTTATTTGTATAATGCTAAAGATACACGCCAGCATTTCTATTTCTAGCTACCGCTTTCTTGTCCGCAGAATGTGTGAGCAAAGCCAGTTTTCTAGTGCCTTATGCCTTAAGGAGCTAATCCAACAGAATGACAAGTCAACGGAACTTATTTTATACAATATTCTGATGTTCTGCCTTTTTCAGAGAAGAAACAGCTTGCAGGTTCATGATTTATTGAAGGATATGAAACGTAACGGTATTTCTCCAGACAAAATCACATATGACTTTCTTGTCTACGGGTTTAACAAGTCCGGAGACACCGATCGTTCAGTCAGTGTGCTTGATGCTTGCATTGCACAGGGATTAACACCAAGCAACCGCAGTCTCAGAATAGTACTGAATCACCATTGCAAGTTAGGGAACCTTGAGAAATCAATAGAATTGCTTCATCTGATTGAGGGGAGGGGATGGAAGCATGGTTTAGTGATTGAGATGACTGTCATTTCAGCACTTCTTTCGTCTGGAAGATACTCGGAAGCAAAATCATATCTGAACAAACTGAGCAGAAGTGCACTAATTATATCTGACATCACTTTTGATGCCCTAATCAAGGAATTCTGTGGACAGGGAGACTTGGAAATGTCTGTTAATCTGATAAATAAAATGTTAAAGAATGGTAGACTTCCAAGTGAAGCTAGTTACAGCTCTGTTATATACAGGCTAGGTGTATTGAAAGAATTTGATCAGGCTCTTGATTTTCTTGCTGAGATGCAGTTGGAAAATCTAAAACCAAGTGAGATCTCATGTGATGTGCTCATGCGTGGCCTGTGTGCCATGGGAAGAACCACTGATGCTAAGAAGATTTTGGAAATACTAATGACCTTTGGTTCCGCACCATCCTTTGGCATGTATAGAACTGTTTTTGATAACTACTCTAGGTGTAACAATACACTGGAAGCCGCAAAACTTCTGCATGACATGCAGCAAGCAGGACACACACCGAAGTTTGAGATGCAATGGTCTGTGATAAGCAATTTAAGCAGCACTGGTAGGAAGACTGAAGGATATGAACGACCTATTTTGTCAAACCTTATTTCTTCCAGTGAGTTCCCCATGAAGAATAATAGGAGGAAATGA
- the LOC124694767 gene encoding uncharacterized protein LOC124694767 — translation MTSLSIAGCSGIKVTPLRSVGERSRPRSGNGFLLNVSSSSTSRAITTCSLKPPPSYGGKAKEKINPRDLFTFSYRFNTDIPMGETPGASIDEYLMNRPRIVGAVFPDKRKRTKLNDEEWSVQLIPIQFLFLSACPVIAIRFVSRSGGKGYPPHVPVRATSLLLMEVTDYRLEGLQRDAMPSHMAVTVRGTLYPQPEGRRSLKGHVEMSVGFNLPPVLALVPEPIIRGVADTVLRQLAQQMKHDFDTGLAADFKKYRREKLTEKRTEH, via the exons ATGACTTCGCTAAGCATCGCAGGCTGCAGTGGCATCAAGGTGACACCACTCAGATCAGTAGGGGAGCGATCAAGGCCAAGATCAGGAAATGGTTTTCTCCTGAATGTCTCATCCTCCTCCACGTCGCGAGCGATCACAACTTGTTCTCTGAAGCCTCCGCCTTCCTACGGCGGCAAGGCGAAGGAGAAGATCAATCCCAGAGATCTCTTCACCTTCTCCTACAGGTTCAACACCGACATCCCCATGGGCGAAACTCCAGGG GCGTCCATCGATGAGTACCTCATGAACAGGCCCAGGATCGTCGGAGCCGTGTTCCCCGATAAGCGCAAGAGAACCAAACTCAACGAT GAGGAGTGGAGCGTGCAGCTGATCCCCATCCAGTTCCTCTTCCTGTCAGCCTGTCCGGTGATCGCCATCCGCTTCGTGAGCAGGTCCGGCGGGAAGGGGTACCCGCCGCACGTCCCCGTCCGCGCCACCAGCCTCCTCCTCATGGAGGTCACGGACTACAGGCTGGAGGGGCTGCAGAGGGACGCCATGCCGTcgcacatggcggtgacggtgcggGGCACGCTGTACCCGCAGCCGGAGGGGCGGCGGAGCCTCAAGGGCCACGTCGAGATGAGCGTCGGCTTCAACCTGCCACCCGTGCTCGCGCTCGTCCCGGAGCCCATCATCCGCGGCGTCGCCGACACCGTGCTCAGGCAGCTCGCGCAGCAGATGAAGCACGACTTCGACACCGGCCTCGCCGCGGACTTCAAGAAGTACCGCAGGGAGAAGCTCACCGAGAAGAGGACCGAACACTGA
- the LOC124695909 gene encoding uncharacterized protein LOC124695909, which yields MAATLPSLPPLPPTPTPAATTLAGNLTSSFLSFPAPRPRLAATHRRAVVAAASSRPPPPPSPEGGDDEDEEEKEVERAMGMDGGIPGTSGELLRQVSSRAYGMRRHLMESLDALAYDVLETNPWREQPKPVYVLARRDNQLWTMKTRRNRSEVEQELGMLFSKGGSSGVGTKSKYSGSKFSMLVEDVTEGVLVFEDEDDAVNYCDLLQGCEGIAEIEASSVFNLCRQMKALAVLFRRGRTPPTPQSLERDLRARNRSLED from the exons ATGGCAGCTACCTTGCCGTcgctcccgccgctgccgccgacgccgacgcccgcGGCCACGACCCTGGCCGGGAACCTAACCTCCTCCTTCCTCTCCTTCCCTGCTCCCCGGCCCCGCCTCGCCGCCACGCACCGCCGCGCGGTCGTGGCCGCCGCCTCGTccaggcctccgcctccgccgtctCCGGAGGGaggagacgacgaggacgaggaggagaaggaggtggAGAGGGCCATGGGGATGGACGGCGGCATCCCCGGGACCTCCGGCGAGCTTCTGCGCCAAGTCTCCTCCCGCGCCTACGGCATGCGGCGCCACCTCATGGAGTCGCTCGACGCCCTCGCCTACGACG TGTTGGAGACAAACCCTTGGAGAGAACAACCCAAGCCAGTCTATGTGCTGGCGAGAAGAGACAACCAACTATGGACAATGAAAACCCGCAGGAACCGCAG TGAAGTCGAACAGGAACTTGGAATGCTTTTCTCAAAGGGAGGGAGTTCAGGAGTTGGGACTAAATCAAAGTACTCTGGCTCCAAGTTCAGTATGCTTGTTGAAGATGTTACAGAGGGAGTACTG GTGTTTGAAGACGAGGATGATGCTGTAAACTACTGTGACCTTCTACAGGGATGCGAGGGAATTGCAGAAATAGAGGCTTCATCA GTATTCAATCTCTGCCGTCAAATGAAAGCTCTTGCTGTCCTTTTCCGTCGTGGAAGGACTCCTCCAACGCCTCAAAGCCTTGAGCGTgacttgagggcgagaaaccggtCACTGGAAGACTAG